A genomic region of Arachis stenosperma cultivar V10309 chromosome 9, arast.V10309.gnm1.PFL2, whole genome shotgun sequence contains the following coding sequences:
- the LOC130948461 gene encoding glycylpeptide N-tetradecanoyltransferase 1-like: MADSNPSSGSPGETQNPIPDGNAPSESDLALDNLAQKVQESLSLERRHKFWETQPVGQFKDVGDTSLPEGPIEAPTPLSEVKQEPYNLPSLYEWVTCDINSDEMCNEVYTLLANNYVEDDENMFRFNYSKEFLRWALQPPGYFKSWHIGVRVKTSKKMVAFISGVPAKIRARDDVVNMAEINFLCVHKKLRTKRLAPVMIKEVTRRVHLEDIWQAAYTAGVVLPTPIATCQYWHRSLNLKKLIDVGFSRLGAQMTMSRTIKLYKLPESTVTPGFRKMEIHDVPAVTRLIRNYLSQFVVAPDLDENDVEHWLLPKEDVVDSYLVESPETHEVTDFCSFYTLPSTILGNPNYSILKAAYSFYNVSTMTPLLQLMNDALIVAKQKDYDVFNALDVMQNETFLKELKFGPGDGKLRYYLYNYRIRNGLKPSELGLVLL, translated from the coding sequence ATGGCTGATAGCAATCCTTCCTCTGGATCACCTGGAGAAACTCAGAATCCCATACCAGATGGGAATGCACCTTCTGAAAGCGATCTTGCACTGGACAATCTAGCACAAAAAGTTCAAGAATCCCTCTCCCTTGAAAGAAGGCATAAATTTTGGGAAACCCAACCTGTTGGGCAGTTCAAGGATGTAGGGGACACCAGTTTGCCTGAAGGCCCTATTGAAGCTCCAACTCCCTTGTCAGAGGTCAAACAAGAACCCTACAACCTCCCTAGCCTCTATGAATGGGTAACTTGTGACATCAACTCCGATGAGATGTGCAATGAAGTATACACCCTTCTTGCAAACAATTACGTGGAGGACGATGAGAACATGTTTAGATTTAACTACTCAAAAGAATTTCTGCGCTGGGCTCTTCAACCTCCTGGTTACTTCAAGAGTTGGCATATCGGTGTCCGTGTTAAGACATCCAAGAAGATGGTTGCCTTTATAAGTGGTGTTCCTGCTAAAATCCGTGCTCGTGATGATGTTGTTAATATGGCAGAGATCAATTTTCTTTGTGTTCATAAGAAGCTTAGAACTAAGAGGCTTGCTCCTGTAATGATTAAAGAGGTGACCCGGAGAGTGCACTTGGAGGACATATGGCAGGCTGCTTATACTGCTGGAGTGGTTCTTCCGACTCCGATAGCAACCTGCCAATACTGGCACAGATCCTTAAATCTGAAGAAGCTAATCGATGTTGGGTTTTCACGGCTTGGTGCACAAATGACAATGAGTCGAACAATCAAGCTTTATAAGTTGCCAGAATCAACAGTCACCCCAGGTTTCAGAAAGATGGAAATCCATGATGTTCCTGCAGTTACTAGACTAATTAGGAATTATTTGAGCCAGTTTGTCGTCGCACCTGATCTTGATGAAAACGATGTGGAGCATTGGCTTCTTCCGAAGGAGGATGTTGTTGATAGTTATCTTGTTGAAAGTCCTGAAACTCATGAGGTCACTGACTTCTGCAGTTTTTATACGCTTCCTTCTACAATCCTTGGAAATCCAAACTATTCAATTTTGAAAGCTGCGTATTCCTTCTACAATGTGTCGACAATGACCCCCTTGCTTCAACTGATGAATGATGCTCTCATTGTAGCAAAACAGAAGGACTACGACGTTTTTAATGCATTGGATGTCATGCAGAATGAAACCTTCTTGAAAGAACTGAAATTTGGACCAGGTGATGGGAAGCTTCGTTATTATCTTTACAACTACCGGATAAGGAATGGGTTGAAGCCATCAGAACTTGGCCTTGTTCTTCTGTAG
- the LOC130949005 gene encoding telomere repeat-binding factor 4-like: protein MNEIGNTRDALNIEFLIQKHKVPQNFRRALSTRLRRLVSQGKLEKVQNCYKIKKDYSPVPKSPVAVKKNVWPQRQQPPPPPEFVASNETIKEAAETAAYRIAEAESKSYLAAEAVKEAERIARLAEDAEAMLQLVQQIYDACTSTQLSYLLNSEFSKLIYLSLLLGS, encoded by the exons ATGAATGAGATTGGAAACACCAGAGACGCTCTTAACATCGAATTTCTCATT CAAAAACACAAGGTTCCTCAGAATTTCAGAAGGGCATTGAGCACCAGGTTGAGGAGGCTTGTTAGTCAAGGGAAACTTGAAAAG GTACAAAACTGTTACAAGATTAAAAAGGACTATTCACCTGTGCCAAAATCACCAGTTGCTGTGAAAAAGAATGTGTGGCCACAACggcaacaaccaccaccaccccCCGAGTTTGTGGCATCTAATGAGACAATAAAGGAAGCTGCTGAAACTGCAGCCTACAGAATTGCCGAGGCCGAAAGCAAGTCATATTTAGCCGCTGAAGCAGTCAAGGAGGCAGAACGAATTGCACGCTTAGCTGAAGATGCTGAGGCGATGTTACAGCTAGTACAACAGATTTATGATGCTTGTACTTCAACTCAACTATCCTACCTACTAAATAGTGAATTCTCTAAGTTGATTTACTTATCACTGCTTTTGGGTTCATAA
- the LOC130950675 gene encoding glycylpeptide N-tetradecanoyltransferase 1-like, protein MADSNPSSGSPGETQNPIPDGNAPSESDLALDNLAQKVQESLSLERRHKFWETQPVGQFKDVGDTSLPEGPIEAPTPLSEVKQEPYNLPSLYEWVTCDINSDEMCNEVYTLLANNYVEDDENMFRFNYSKGFLRWALQPPGYFKSWHIGVRVKTSKKMVAFISGVPAKIRARDDVVNMAEINFLCVHKKLRTKRLAPVMIKEVTRRVHLEDIWQAAYTAGVVLPTPIVTCQYWHRSLNPKKLIDVGFSRLGARMTMSRTIKLYKLPESTVTPGFRKMEIHDVPAVTRLIRNHLSQFVVAPDFDENDVEHWLLPKEDVVDSYLVESPETHEVTDFCSFYTLPSTILGNPNYSILKAAYSFYNVSTMTPLRQLMNDALIVAKQKDCDVFNALDVMQNETFLKELKFGPGDGKLHYYLYNYRIRNGLKPSELGLVLL, encoded by the coding sequence ATGGCTGATAGCAATCCTTCCTCTGGATCACCTGGAGAAACTCAGAATCCCATACCAGATGGGAATGCACCTTCTGAAAGCGATCTTGCACTGGACAATCTAGCACAAAAAGTTCAAGAATCACTCTCCCTTGAAAGAAGGCATAAATTTTGGGAAACCCAACCTGTTGGGCAGTTCAAGGATGTAGGGGACACCAGTTTGCCTGAAGGCCCTATTGAAGCTCCAACTCCCTTGTCAGAGGTCAAACAAGAACCCTACAACCTCCCTAGCCTCTATGAATGGGTAACTTGTGACATCAACTCCGATGAGATGTGCAATGAAGTATACACCCTTCTTGCAAACAATTATGTGGAGGACGATGAGAACATGTTTAGATTTAACTACTCAAAAGGATTTCTGCGCTGGGCTCTTCAACCTCCTGGTTACTTCAAGAGTTGGCATATCGGTGTCCGTGTTAAGACATCCAAGAAGATGGTTGCCTTTATAAGTGGTGTTCCTGCTAAAATCCGCGCTCGTGATGATGTTGTTAATATGGCAGAGATCAATTTTCTTTGTGTTCATAAGAAGCTTAGAACTAAGAGGCTTGCTCCTGTAATGATTAAAGAGGTGACCCGGAGAGTGCACTTGGAGGACATATGGCAGGCTGCTTATACCGCTGGAGTGGTTCTTCCGACTCCGATAGTAACCTGCCAATACTGGCACAGATCCTTAAACCCGAAGAAGCTAATCGATGTTGGGTTTTCACGGCTCGGTGCACGAATGACAATGAGTCGAACAATCAAGCTTTATAAGTTGCCAGAATCAACAGTCACCCCAGGTTTCAGAAAGATGGAAATCCATGATGTTCCTGCAGTTACTAGACTAATTAGGAATCATTTGAGCCAGTTTGTCGTCGCACCTGATTTTGATGAAAACGATGTGGAGCATTGGCTTCTTCCGAAGGAGGATGTTGTTGATAGTTATCTTGTTGAAAGTCCTGAAACTCATGAGGTCACTGACTTCTGCAGTTTTTATACGCTTCCTTCTACAATCCTTGGAAACCCAAACTATTCAATTTTGAAAGCAGCGTATTCCTTCTACAATGTGTCGACAATGACCCCCTTGCGTCAACTGATGAATGATGCTCTCATTGTAGCAAAACAGAAGGACTGCGACGTTTTTAATGCATTGGATGTCATGCAGAATGAAACCTTCTTGAAAGAACTGAAATTTGGACCAGGTGATGGGAAGCTTCATTATTATCTTTACAACTACCGGATAAGGAATGGGTTGAAGCCATCAGAACTTGGCCTTGTCCTTCTGTAG
- the LOC130948274 gene encoding chaperone protein dnaJ 72, with product MDHYKVLGLHRTASTEEIKAAFKKLAFQFHPDKHSHSPKVVRDNATLRFKQVSEAYEVLMDDRKRADYNFRSRSTAAGGSSSYYSQYSYGYGRGSSSYQQRSRHQYGGGGGGGGGGIASKFELAIRILTARSSLLNLGFAAAILGGIVIIDKSGESLWERQNSGKSFEEAMKSIDKAKAYRDDSAKERT from the exons ATGGATCATTACAAGGTTCTAGGGTTGCACAGAACCGCATCAACGGAAGAGATCAAAGCAGCGTTCAAGAAATTGGCGTTTCAATTCCATCCAGACAAGCACTCCCACTCGCCCAAGGTCGTCAGGGACAACGCCACGCTTCGATTCAAGCAGGTTTCTGAGGCTTATGAGGTCCTCATGGACGATCGCAAGCGCGCCGATTACAATTTCCGCTCCCGCTCCACCGCTGCCGGTGGTAGCAGCAGTTACTATTCGCAGTATTCTTACGGATACGGTCGTGGGAGTAGTAGTTACCAACAAAGGTCCAGGCATCAatatggtggtggtggtggtggcggcGGAGGCGGCATTGCTTCGAAGTTTGAGCTTGCTATTCGAATTTTGACGGCGAGATCTTCTCTCCTCAATCTCGGCTTTGCAGC AGCTATATTGGGTGGAATAGTTATCATCgataaaagtggagaatctTTGTGGGAAAGGCAAAATTCTGGG AAATCATTTGAAGAAGCCATGAAGTCTATTGATAAGGCCAAAGCATACAGAGATGATAGCGCGAAGGAACGTACGTGA